DNA sequence from the Janibacter sp. CX7 genome:
GGCCTACTTCGCCATGGTCGTCGGCTTCTCCCTCGTCGGCGCCACGTCGACCGCCGGCAGCATCCCCTTCGCCATGGGCGGAGCCCTCGTCGCCGCAACGCTCGTGCACGTCGTCGGCTCCCGGGGCAGGGGAGGGGCCAGCCCGGCGAAGCTCGTGCTCACCGGCGTGGCCGTCAGCTGTGTCTTCACCGGGGTGGCCTTCGGCATGACGATGGTCGACCCCAAGGCCTTCGACGCCATCCGCGGGTGGCAGGTGGGCTCGCTCGACAAGGACCACGCCTTCGACCTGCTGACCGTCACGTCGCCGTGGATCGCCGGTGGGCTGGTCGTCGCGCTCCTGCTGTCGACCCAGCTCAACGCCCTGGCCCTCGGCGACGACCGGGCACGCTCCCTGGGTGTCCCGGTGACCGCGGTCCGCACCATCGGCTTCCTCGCCCTGACCGTGCTCTGCGGCGCGGGGACGGCTGCCGTCGGGCCGATCTCCTTCCTCGGCCTGATGATCCCGCACGCCGTGCGCACGCTCGTCGGTCCCGACCAGCGGTGGCTTCTGTCGGCCTCGGCGCTGGCGGCGCCGGTGCTCTTCCTCGCCGCCGACGTCGTCGGCCGGGTCCTGCTCGTGACCGAGCTGCCGGTGGGCATGGTGACGGCCTTCATCGGGGCACCCGTGCTCATCCACCTCGTCCGGTCGCGCGGGGCGAGCGAGCTGTGAGCGCGCCGGCCCAGATCTGGCCACGCCGGGTCCGCGTGCTGCGCACGCGCTCGGGGCGCACGAGTCTGCGCGTGGACCTGCGCACGAGCCTCACGACGCTCGCCCTGACCCTCCTCGCGCTCGTCGTTGCCGTCTGGTCGCTCGGCGTGGGATCCACGCCGGGGTCCGACCTGCCGCTCGACCGGGTGGTCGGGGCCTTCACCGGCACCGAGTCGGAGGTGGTGCGGCGCATCGTCGTCGAGGGCCGCCTGCCCCGGGTGCTCGTCGCCCTGCTCGGCGGTGCGGCCCTGGCGCTCGGCGGCGCCATCCTGCAGACGATCACGCGCAACCCCCTCGGCAGCCCCGACATCATCGGCTTCACCAGCGGCGCCAACACCGGCGCCCTCGTCGCCATGCTCGTGCTCGGCACCGGCTATGCCGGGGCGACGGTCGGCTCGCTCGTCGGGGGTCTGCTCACGGGTGCGGTGATCTACCTCCTCGCCTTCAAGGACGGCGTGCACGGCACCCGCCTGATCGTCATCGGCATCGGCGTGAGCGCGATGCTCGTGGCCTTCAACGGATTCCTCCTCGTGCGGGCCCGGGTCGAGAATGCCGCGGCCGCCGCGGCCTGGGGTCAGGGCATCTTCGACCAGCTGCGCTTCGTCGACGTCATCGCCGTGGGCGCCGCGCTGGCGGTCCTGCTGCCGGCGCTCGCAGCACTGACCCCGAGCCTGCGGATGTTCGAGCTGGGGGAGGCCGCCGCCCGGAGCAAGGGCGTCGACACCACCCGCGACCAGCTCCTCCTGCTCGTCGTCGCCGTCGCGCTCGTCGCCGCGGTGACCGCCGTGGCCGGGCCGGTCGCCTTCGTCGCGCTCATCGCCCCGCAGGTCGCCGCGCGGCTCGCCCGCAGCCCGGGCATCCCGCTGACGACGACCGCGGCCGTCGGGGCCTCGCTGCTCGTCGTCTGCGATGCGGTGGCACGCACTCTGCTGGCGCCCGTCCAGCTCCCCGTGGGGGTCATCACGACCGCGCTCGGCGGCGTCTACCTGCTCGGTCTGCTCCTGCACCAGTCCCGGAAGGCCACGACATGAGCCCCTCCCGCCTGCACGCTGCCGACCTGCGGGTCGGCTACGACGACCGGGTGATCATCGAGGACCTGTCCGTCGAGATCCCCGACGGCTCCTTCACCGTCATCGTCGGCCCCAATGCCAGTGGCAAGTCCACCCTGCTGCGCGCCCTGTCCCGCCTGCTGCGACCGACGCACGGGGCGGTGCTCCTCGACGGCCACGACGTGCGGGAGATGGGCGGCAAGGAGTTCGCGAGGGAGCTCGGCCTGCTGCCGCAGGAGTCGATCGCGCCCGAGGGGATCACCGTCGTCGACCTCGTCGCGCGGGGGCGCTTCCCCTACCAGCGGCTCTTCCGGCAGTGGAGCGACGAGGACGAGCGCGCCGTGCGCGAGGCGCTCGAGGCCACCCAGCTGCTCGAGCTGTCCACCCGACCCGTCGAAGCCCTCTCGGGCGGGCAGCGGCAGCGGGTCTGGATCGCCATGGCGCTCGCCCAGGAGACACCGATCCTGCTGCTCGACGAGCCGACGACCTATCTCGACCTGGCGCACCAGCTCGAGGTGCTCGAGCTGTGCACCCGCCTGCACCGACAGGGACGCACCCTCGTCGCCGTCCTCCACGACCTCAACCAGGCCGCCCGCTATGCATCGCACCTCGTCGCGATGTCGTCGGGTGCCGTTGCGGCGCAAGGGACCCCGAGCGAGGTCGTCACCGAGGAGGTCGTCCACCGCGTCTTCGGTGTGCGGGCCCGCGTGATCGACGACCCGGAGACCCGCACACCCATGGTCATCCCCCTGGCCAGCGGGGCGGTCTCCGCCGCCGACCTGCCCGGCGACACCGCCATCGCCCACGACCCGTCCCACCCCTGACCCCACCCCCTTCGGAAGGACCCCTCCCATGGCACCCCTGCGACGACTCGTCGTCACCCCGACCCTCGTGCTCGCCCTGACCGCGCTCGCCGCGTGCGGCTCGTCCGACGACTCCGCGGAGAGCGGTGACGGCGGCAGGGTCGTCGGCACCGTCGAGCGCGGGCCCGAGACCGACGTGACCCAGGCCGGCGACGAGCTCAAGGTCGTCGCCCTCGGCTGGTCCGACGGCGAGATCGCCGCCTCGCTCGGGGTCACCCCGACGGCGATCTACGACTGGCAGGGCCACGGCGCGGACAACAAGGGCGTCGGCGAGTGGGCCCAGGACGACGTCGAGGACGCCGACATCGAGGTCATCAAGAACTCCGGCACGACCTACAACTACGAGCAGATCGAGCTGCTCGAGCCCGACCTCATCCTCAACGTCCGCGCGGCGGGCGACGACAAGGTCTTCGACCGCCTCTCGAAGATCGCGCCCGTGGCCTCGGCCCCGAAGGACGCGCCCGACTTCGCGGTCGACTGGCGCACCCAGACCGAGATCATCGGCAAGGCCCTGGGCAAGGACGAGGAGGCCAAGGAGGCCGTCGCCGAGACCGACGAGGTCATCAAGGACGCCGCCGCCGAGCACCCGGAGTTCAAGGACAAGACCTTCGCCTACGGCGTGAAGTTCGGCGAGGCCTACGGCGGCTACGTCGAGGGCGACGCGCGCTTCGACGTCTTCGGCGAGCTCGGCTTCGTCGAGAACCCCGCGCTCAGCAAGCTCACCCCGAGCGGTGGCTTCTTCGCCGCGGTCGCGGCCGAGCAGGTGGGGGCCTTCGACGCCGACGTCGCCGTGCTGTCGACGATCGGCCTGCCGCTCAAGGACCTCGAGTCCGACGCCAAGATCAGCTCCCTGGCCGTCGTCAAGGAGGACCGCGCGCTGGTCCTCGACGAGAAGGACGAGGTGAACGTCGCCCTCGCGGCCGGCACCCCCGAGTCGATCGCCGTGGCCGTCGAGAAGGTCACCCCCGACCTCGCCAAGGCAGCCGCCACGGCGAAGTGACCGGGCGTCACGCCCCGCCCCGCCACTGACGAAGGGGGCCGCACCGGACGATCCGGTGCGGCCCCCTTCGGTGTCGTGCGTCGTGAGGTGACGCTCCGGCCGGCGCTCAGCCGGGGCGCCGCGGCGTGCGGACCGCCTCTCCGGTGCGCAGGCGCCGCTTGGCCATCTTCTTCTGCACGCGGCGCCCCTGGGCGACGACCGCCGGCACGGCGGCCAGACCGAAGGCCGGGAAGAGGTCGCCGGCGCGCACGACCGCGCCGCGCCACGCCGGGACGGCCGTGACGAGCCTCGGCTTGTCGAGCACCCGGCTCACCGCGAGCACGACCTCCTCGGGCTGGAGCAGCTTGCCGGAGAAGGACAGCGCCGCGGCCGGGTCGTCGAGCTTGTCGTGGAGCATCGGGGTCCAGATGCCGTCGGGGCAGACGCACGAGATGTCGATGTCCTTGACCTTCGCCGCGCGCAGGTCCGCGATCGTGCTCAGGCTGAAGCCCATGACCGCGTGCTTGGAGGCGGCGTAGACGCCCTCTCCGGGGACCGCGGTGATGCCCGCGAGCGAGGCGATGTTGATGATGTGGCCGCCGCCGCTCCCGCGCATGGCGCCGACCGCCGCGAGGGTGCCGTTCATCGTGCCGAGGGCGTTGACCTCGAGCATCAGCCGTCGCGTCGCCTCGTCGTGCTCCCATGCCGGGCCGGTGACGAGCACTCCCGCGTTGTTGACCCAGACGTCGAGCCGTCCGGCCACCTCGACGATGCGGTCACGCGCTGCCAGGACCTGGCTCTCGTCGCGCACGTCGACGGTCATCGCCGTGGCCAGGCTGCCGAGCGCGGCGGCGGTCTCGGTGGCAGCCGCCCCGTCGACGTCGGTGACGAGGACGTGGTGGCCGCGCTCGACGAGCATCGTGGCGATCTGCCGCCCGAGACCGCGCCCGGCGCCCGTCACGACGGCACCGGCGGGCCAGCGGGTGGGGGAGGAGCTCATCGCCGACCCGCCCGGATCGTGCCGTAGTCGATGCCGCCGTGGTGATGGGTCGGCACGACGGGCCAGAAGCGCTTCCACGGGGCGAGCTCGCTCGAGGGGAGGATCTGCAACCACCGCGGGTCCTCCGTGCTCGGGTCCGCGAGCGTCTTCTCCTTGATCATCGAGTCGTACTGGTCGAGCGAGTCCTCGAGGGTGTTGCCGTTCGGGCAGATCTCACGGCCGTACTGCTGGTGGTAGAGCTTCACGCCCGGGATCCGGGACTGCTCGGGCTGCCAGTTGTCGAGCGCGATCCCGTTCTCCGACGAGACCCAGACGCCGTCCGGGGTGTTGACGACGAGCGAGTGGTTGCCGTCGGTGTGCCCTGGGGTCCACAGCAGCGCGACCCCCGGGCCGAGCTCGATGTCGCCCTCGAAGGTCGCGAACTTGTCCAGGTCGACGCCCTCGAGACTGCCCTCGACGTACCAGGCCCACTGCATGGGATGCAGGTTCTGCAGGGTGGCCAGCTCGCGCGTGTTGACGAGCATCTTGGCCTTGCCGAAGATCGGGCCGCGCGGGGCCTGCTCTCCGGGGATGTTCGTGGAGGAGCCGAGGATCATCCGCGGGTCCTGCACGTGCAGGTGGTCGAAGGCGCAGAAGTCGACGTCCTCGGGGCCCAGACCGACCTGGGCCAGCGCCTCGTCCGGCTCGTTGTAGTAGTTGACGATGACCTGCTCGGCGCGATTCGCGTAGGGGATCTTGTTCATCAGGCGCTGCAGCTTGTCGAAGAAGGGCGCCTTGGCCGAGCCCTCCGGCACGGTCGGCTCGAAGACGAGCGTGCGTGGCCGACCGTCCCAGTCGTCGTACTGCACGACGACCATCCGGTTGATGATCGGGATCAGCGGGCTGTGCGGCCCGATGACGGCGGTGTTGAAGCCGTACTTGACGGGGTAGGGCGCCGAGGCGATGTCCACCGACTTCACCGCGGTGACCTGGCCCTGGGCCGTGAAGCGCTTCTTGTAGGCGACGGCCGCGCTGCGCACCGCCTCGAGCCGGTCACCGCGCGGCCAGATGTCGTGCACCCCGTCGAACTCGGGGATCGTGCGCGCCCCGAGGGAGCGGACGTCCGTCGTCGTGGGGTGGGTGGTCGGGGTGTCGGTCACGTAGTGCCTCCGGGGTCGGTGCGGTCGCAGTGCCGTCCAGCATGGCCGTCGCGTCCGGGCAGAACTTGACTCAGCGCGACAGATTGTCCGGCCCCCCCGCGTGTCGACCGCACCTCCCGAGGGCTCGAGCCGGTCCAGCGACGCACCGCGCGGGTCAGCGTGCTCTGCGAGGTGAAGCCCACCATCGTCGAGATCTGGGCAAGGGGCAGCGTGCTCGTCGAGATGAGGCGAAGGGACAGCGTGCGCCGGACGTCGTCGAGCACCGCCTCGTAGGTCGTCCCCTCTGCGGCCAGCGCGCGCTGGAGGGTCCGCGGGTGAATCGCGAGGAGGCGGGCCACGTCGGCGAGGGCGTGGCCGGTGGTCCCGATGGTCTCGACCAGCAACTGGTGGACCCTGACCGAGGTCGTCTGCCCCGGGTCGCGGTGGTCCCTGGCCAGGTGGGCGATCGCCAGGGCGCGGATCGCCTCGTCGGCGCCCGCGAAGCGCACGTCCATGGTGCGCTGGTCGACCCGCAGCGCCGCGACCTCGGTGCCGAACCTCACCCTGTCGCCGAAGACCTCGGTGTAGCGGGTGAGCGGGGACATGGGTGCGTGGGGGAGGTCGACCGATCGCAGCCCCGCGGTGGTCCCCACGAGCGCCGTCGAGATGCGGAAGAGCAACCCGATGCCGAGCTCCATCGCCTGGGGGGAGTAGGGGGACTCGCGCAGCTGCTTGCGGTAGGTGATCGCCACGACGCCCTTCGCTCCGCTCGGGTCCTCCTCGACGGCGATCCGCAAGGCCGGGCTGTGGACGAAGAGGAACCTCGTGACGCACTCGAGTGCCTCGTTCACCGTGCCCGACGCCTCGATCGCCACGGCGAGCGGGCCGAGGATCGTCAGGTCCTGGGCTGCGGCGAGCCGCAGGCCGAGGTCGGGGCAGGCCAGCTCGACGGCCGCCCGGTCGAGCATGAGGTCGTGACCGGTGATGGGGAGCACCCCGTCGTCGGCCTCGAGGACCTCGGGGTCGATCCCGTGCTGCTCGAGCAGGTCGAGCGGGTCGCCCCCGAGCTCGCGCACCAGCTCGGGGAACCCGCGCAGGCTGGCGCTGCGGATGAGGCCGGCGTCGCTGACGGCCAGGGGAGGCGGCGGGTGCATCCGAGCAGTCTCCCGCACGCCACCCCTGCCCGTCCGGCTCCGGTCAGTGGTCGACG
Encoded proteins:
- a CDS encoding AraC family transcriptional regulator: MHPPPPLAVSDAGLIRSASLRGFPELVRELGGDPLDLLEQHGIDPEVLEADDGVLPITGHDLMLDRAAVELACPDLGLRLAAAQDLTILGPLAVAIEASGTVNEALECVTRFLFVHSPALRIAVEEDPSGAKGVVAITYRKQLRESPYSPQAMELGIGLLFRISTALVGTTAGLRSVDLPHAPMSPLTRYTEVFGDRVRFGTEVAALRVDQRTMDVRFAGADEAIRALAIAHLARDHRDPGQTTSVRVHQLLVETIGTTGHALADVARLLAIHPRTLQRALAAEGTTYEAVLDDVRRTLSLRLISTSTLPLAQISTMVGFTSQSTLTRAVRRWTGSSPREVRSTRGGAGQSVALSQVLPGRDGHAGRHCDRTDPGGTT
- a CDS encoding iron chelate uptake ABC transporter family permease subunit, which codes for MSAPAQIWPRRVRVLRTRSGRTSLRVDLRTSLTTLALTLLALVVAVWSLGVGSTPGSDLPLDRVVGAFTGTESEVVRRIVVEGRLPRVLVALLGGAALALGGAILQTITRNPLGSPDIIGFTSGANTGALVAMLVLGTGYAGATVGSLVGGLLTGAVIYLLAFKDGVHGTRLIVIGIGVSAMLVAFNGFLLVRARVENAAAAAAWGQGIFDQLRFVDVIAVGAALAVLLPALAALTPSLRMFELGEAAARSKGVDTTRDQLLLLVVAVALVAAVTAVAGPVAFVALIAPQVAARLARSPGIPLTTTAAVGASLLVVCDAVARTLLAPVQLPVGVITTALGGVYLLGLLLHQSRKATT
- a CDS encoding ABC transporter ATP-binding protein, which encodes MSPSRLHAADLRVGYDDRVIIEDLSVEIPDGSFTVIVGPNASGKSTLLRALSRLLRPTHGAVLLDGHDVREMGGKEFARELGLLPQESIAPEGITVVDLVARGRFPYQRLFRQWSDEDERAVREALEATQLLELSTRPVEALSGGQRQRVWIAMALAQETPILLLDEPTTYLDLAHQLEVLELCTRLHRQGRTLVAVLHDLNQAARYASHLVAMSSGAVAAQGTPSEVVTEEVVHRVFGVRARVIDDPETRTPMVIPLASGAVSAADLPGDTAIAHDPSHP
- a CDS encoding ABC transporter substrate-binding protein; this encodes MAPLRRLVVTPTLVLALTALAACGSSDDSAESGDGGRVVGTVERGPETDVTQAGDELKVVALGWSDGEIAASLGVTPTAIYDWQGHGADNKGVGEWAQDDVEDADIEVIKNSGTTYNYEQIELLEPDLILNVRAAGDDKVFDRLSKIAPVASAPKDAPDFAVDWRTQTEIIGKALGKDEEAKEAVAETDEVIKDAAAEHPEFKDKTFAYGVKFGEAYGGYVEGDARFDVFGELGFVENPALSKLTPSGGFFAAVAAEQVGAFDADVAVLSTIGLPLKDLESDAKISSLAVVKEDRALVLDEKDEVNVALAAGTPESIAVAVEKVTPDLAKAAATAK
- a CDS encoding SDR family oxidoreductase, yielding MSSSPTRWPAGAVVTGAGRGLGRQIATMLVERGHHVLVTDVDGAAATETAAALGSLATAMTVDVRDESQVLAARDRIVEVAGRLDVWVNNAGVLVTGPAWEHDEATRRLMLEVNALGTMNGTLAAVGAMRGSGGGHIINIASLAGITAVPGEGVYAASKHAVMGFSLSTIADLRAAKVKDIDISCVCPDGIWTPMLHDKLDDPAAALSFSGKLLQPEEVVLAVSRVLDKPRLVTAVPAWRGAVVRAGDLFPAFGLAAVPAVVAQGRRVQKKMAKRRLRTGEAVRTPRRPG
- a CDS encoding iron ABC transporter permease yields the protein MTTTATRLELAREATRTPPSLGRRAISLLVLGALLVGVALVSLFVGSGDIPVGEAWRALWHDDGSTNAEIIRGSRLPRTLLGVAVGAAMGVAGALMQAITRNPLADPGLLGVNAGAYFAMVVGFSLVGATSTAGSIPFAMGGALVAATLVHVVGSRGRGGASPAKLVLTGVAVSCVFTGVAFGMTMVDPKAFDAIRGWQVGSLDKDHAFDLLTVTSPWIAGGLVVALLLSTQLNALALGDDRARSLGVPVTAVRTIGFLALTVLCGAGTAAVGPISFLGLMIPHAVRTLVGPDQRWLLSASALAAPVLFLAADVVGRVLLVTELPVGMVTAFIGAPVLIHLVRSRGASEL